Genomic window (Ostrinia nubilalis chromosome 23, ilOstNubi1.1, whole genome shotgun sequence):
gtaTGTGaatttaatctatactaatattataaatgtgaaagtaactctgtctgtctgtctgtctgtattgctttcaagcctaaaccactgaagcgggtttgatgaaatttggcatagagatagtttgataGTTTgagggaaaggacatagaaaagtttttatcccggtttatgaaacagggacgcgcgcgataaagtttttctgacagacaaaattccacgcgggcgaaccgcgggcggaaagctagttggaaATAAGTCCAAATGAACACAACGAAACTATCATAGACATACAAGGAGCATTACTCGTCCCTtcaatacatacagggtggaattttgtaatgccacctagagggaaagtattattaatattgtaaatagaacatttttctcaaagaaaacatacctttattttttaaaagaaatatttaaaaataattccaccctgtatactcgaCTATACAGTACCCggcaataaatattgcacatcgacctttggaaagagaatcggttaatttcggctcgtagagcgttatctttgtcgcacactacctatacgattgacaaaacattattcaataaaaatattgtccgaactcttagtatttctcttcaacaaatactttaacacattgtaaaccacttttctttcacgactataaaaagtttttagcaatttaattcacaaaatcaattcaaagattttcaaaaatttaaaataatgtttgtttacactttgacaaaacATCATTGTCAGTCATTGTTCAAGTGCGACAGTGATAACGCTCTACGAAACCGAAATTTTCCGATTGTCACTTTCTAAAGGTCGATGTGCATATTTATCGCCGGGTATTGTAACTTTGTTTGCTCCTTCAACTATTCAGCTTCCAAAGGTTGTTCAGAATACAGACCCATTACGTCACATCACAGTGTCACATTATGTGTTTAGATCGTTAATGGTGACACAACAGCGAGCGGGCGCAATTAGCGTCACTCAGAGCGTCTTGGTTCTCAAGTTTGTGTTACACTGGTGGAATGGGACACTTaataggctgagttgcgccatcttactttaactttgacaaacgtcaaaaatctgtcaaactccatacaaaaaaccggttattgttatagttacggtcaaagttaggtgcaactcagccttagatatATAACGGTGAACTTATAGACTAATAGACAACGggagcgcaggaccggttgtggataaccttgggggaggtctatgtccagcagtggacgtcatttgactgaaacgaacgaacttacaGACTGTCCGTTGCAAAACAACGCTCAAAATATCATCCAGGAAGATTTTTGTGTGaaatttgtttaaatattaatttgctGAATTCTTATTTTATAATCTCCCTATTAGTTCTCAAAATGCCAATGAACTCTCAAAAACAATtcaaattttattgaaattgaaactTCCAAAACGAAAAACGACCGTCTTATTAACTCATTTGGCGAAATACTCGTAGTTGGGAACAAAACACTTTATAACAACGGTTTAGTATTAATAAAAACAGGATAAAACACAGTTTTTAACTGGAGAAGGAGACACCCGAGAGAAAAAGCTGATTGAATTCCAAATTGAGAACTAGAGGTGAATTTACACGACACGATTCTACTTGAAATGAGAAAATGATTCTACTtgagaatttttaataaatttttctatggtttaattgtaaGACCAAATTTTTCTGTACGATTTGGTTGGTGTTAGGGTTTGTTCTAAGTCTAGCTAGATACCACCATCTTACGTAactctgtcgccataacaacaattttGTGTGTTCCAGCAGTTGAGATAAGATagcctctgtggttgaggattccgggtgaagcttgcttTCACCTTCGACCTACTTTCCATCATGtgaggtcatcatcatcatcatcatcatttcagccatatgatgtccactgctgaacataggcgtcccccaatgctttccacgttgatcgattggtagcggcctgcgtccagcgcttccctgctacctttatggtgtcgtcggtccaccttatgggtggacttcccacactgcgttttacggtacgcGGTCTCCATTCCAGAAGCTTACTGCCTAAGGTGAGGTGcatgccaagagcttcctcgttgtgaattaaaaaaaaaaacatttctcgTTCCCGAATCGTACAGTGCAAACCTGCAACTTTAAAGCAAGTAAACCAAAGTACGTTAGCGCCGGACCATTTGCATTTCGCCAAGATCATTTTGAAACGCGACGGATTGGAGACTCCTTTGGAGTTGTTCCAGGATTATTACCATTTGATGGTAATTTGAGACGGCCCAGGTCTGTGTTATCTAATATTATGGTAATGGACCGTTTTGAGGtatgtttctgttggtttaggATAATTGAGGGTAATTGGGGAGCGTGTAAGATAGATTTCATTGTTGTGTTACTAAATGCATTACTTCGCAATTTATACATTGACAGTATCTTTTAACGGGACCATTCCCACTTGTCGTTCCcacctgtatagccaggatctacagcttgaccgccaataaaaactcaaccagtgaaggtcaagtttgtcccgggggaaagttaaactgtcccTAAATCCATCTTCGTGGTGTGTGTGATCCTCTATGATGAATTTATTCATCATCAGCATAACTTATGCTTCCGAGACAGTGATATTGTTTaatctgtaggtaggtacctactaaattcATAACAGACTACTTCAATTATTTAACTGTTTAATCGGTAGGGACAAACCCATCTATCATGCATCCGTTACGATAAGCGAATCACACTTCCCGTTTTAATATACTACACTCTAGTTGGACCAATACTTAGGTTCTTTATttttcactagcttttgcccgcgctTTTTAGAACACagtttcttctgattaatttcgttgcaggtccaatgacagtataactttcccccgggacaaacttgaacgtcactggttgggtttttattggcggtcaagcaagatcctggctacacaagagttgcagcggtgggaacaagaggtgggaatagtcccggtcCGGTTAAACCATGGCGGAGGCCTAAGGCAGATCATGAAATAAGCCATCATGATGAACTTACTTATTGCAACAACCCATGGGATAGAAAATTAGGATCAGTTACGCGTATTTATTTCCCCCTGATTTCTTCCtcctttattattttcatcatcattcaaGGCCgctattatttttcttattattatcagttatttaaaaaccagccaagtgcgagtcggactcacGCACGAAGAGTTCTGTACGGTACCATTGTACTATCGGCAAAtaatcgccatttgatgagagcgagagcacaAACGGAattggatagttaacactgcgGCCGTGTGTACAACATTAGATACCTACAATATCAAAACCTTTTCTTAGTTTCACCTGCCGTTGAAACCGAAATCACGTTTGTTGTAAGGGAGCCCCACTTATACAAttatttcattatattttagTTACTTATAGCAGCAACAGAAATACATCATCCTAAAAATTTCTACTGTCTATCTAACACAGTTCCTGAGATAGGTAGAGTCTGGTGACAGACAGGTAGCTACAGTCCCGTTTTGAGTCTTCCAACGACTTGgtccacttttagcttggtccacgggccaagttgcttgtttgaattttttaatattttttcttccggtAACTAGAGCACCTTCAATGACTGATTCaaaaattaaacaccaaatcaacaaaaatctactctccTGTAGAATCTTAGAATGAGTCCAGttgccggaaaaaaatatttattgccccGTGGAtaaagctaaaagtgggccaaatCGCTGGAAGTTTTTATCCTTTAAGTACGGAATCCTAAAAACAGTCAGTTTTATCAACACAGTTCCGTTCAGTCAATGCATCCTGCTGCAAAGCTAAAACACTGTCGTTTTTGTTTAGTGCAGTCGTGTGTAGTGTTTGTTTTTAACAGTGAAGTGAAAAATGAAGTGGCCATTGTTcctatttttatttgttgtgaTAGGCGTTCATGCGCAGGAATCGAATTTTACGTTCACGTATGaaagtaagtatgtattttttgttgtactaataattaaattacctacaaaaATAGAACAACATCATGAGCCTCTCCATGCAGATCAAATTGTCGAAAAATAATTCCAAAGTATAATTGATATAAAACCTTGATATTTTCTCTGTTTCTAATAGATTATACGCGCACTTTGAATTTATATTTTACTCGATAAAATGGGCTTTGAGAGGacataaacaataaataaattctgcTCTAAGTACACACCAATGGTCATGGCCTTGaagtaaaaaaactacattattATATCTTTTTGTACCAATCAGAGCTTTTTGAAGATATGAGTGTTTTTCTTTTAATCTGTTTTTATGTTCACAATGTTACCTACCGTTTATAAAATTAAGCATTTCCATACTATACTTTTGGTCTCAGTGGCAACACACTGCAAAGAACACATCTGCCAGCGAGGCTACAGCTACGATACGTACTACAGCGTGGACGCAGAAGACAGAAAGAACTACAACTCTGACGGAGTCACCTTTGAGATGCACATCGCGATCCAAGCTGGCAGCAACGGGCATATACTGCTGTCTTCTGTAGCCTATCCGGACCATAATGATCCGGTTTACGAAATAGGTAAGTACAGAagatatagtctggtctgtacTCTGTGAGCAcgaagaattttgtccaatgaccccaagctatccatccttatcgctcgcgcgtaattatgttgctgtcgcgctcgcatactcactgcgggcgcccgttgcacagtcgcgacagcaatataattacgcgcgagcgataaggatgtgtagcttgggatcattggacaaaattctacgtgctcacagaccgggctttagcacatcgcactatacatttttgtagtaaataagtacctattttaaacTGGTACTGCAGATCGCAATCCAAGCTGGGAGAAGAGGGAATATCCTGCTGTCTTCTGTGGCGTACCCAGATCATAATGATCCGGTATAtgaaataggtaaataaaggcacatgggactatacatttttgtagcaaatgaGTACCTATTTTAAACTAGTACTTCAGATCACAATCCAAGCTGGGAGCAAAGGGAATATCCTGCTGTCTTCTGTGGCGTACCCGGATCATTATGATCCCATTTATGAAATAGGTAAAGAAAAAGCCTAcagttgttgcaaaatagcaccttttTCCAGTACATTAACTTTGTTGGTCACCTGTCCTTCACTTTGCACTGGAGTGAAGTCTATCCATAACACTTCctcatgttcttctgattaatttcgttgcgtatcctatgtttacttttccTCGGGAAATTATGCTATGACAGTTTAGTTTTACTTTCTTCCCAACTGCTGACTAGCTCTTCTGAGCTAGGTATAGTTTCGTAACTACAACATAGTTGTTAAGCTTGATGTTTTGTTGTGATTCCAGTGGTTGGTGGTGGTGGAAATAAATTCACGGAGCTACGGAGAAACCTAAAGAGGAACGCGAAGGCCTCATCGGTCACAGTTGGGATACTTTCAGCTGTGGAACTGCGAGGATTCTACATACGGCTTAAAGACAGTAAGCACTTTTATccctacctacatttttatcgTATTAGCGTtttcaaatcaataataatgaccttgttaattaatgaaaattatttggtATTAGAAGTAACAGCAAATTATatgtattaggtaggtacttaccttaGATTTGCTGacttcaataaaattatcatggTAATGCTCGAAAATTTCGTTTAGATTTCTCAACAAGTGAGTCTCAGTATAGGCAAATAGACAAGATGAAGATCGTAGTATCGAGAGCATATGTAGTAAACAATTCCATCTTTAATTGatcaaagtataaataaaagGCCTCAAAAAGTCAGGAGAGTACCCAGAACATAAAGGATATCCAGAACAAATATCTTTTTGGATTTTGCAGAGTTACGAGTACATTATCAGTAAATTCCTACTACATTATGAATGTGCAATCTTCTTCTTTTTACAGACCTAATAGAATTCTCAAGAGAAGGAGCAACGGCACCAATAATCAAATACTATGACGTGTCCCCTCTTGACATCAAGTTCTTCAGCTTCGCAGCGTGGAACGGCGTTGAAGCAAAGTTCTTGTATGATTGTCCAAGACCGGGAGAAGGTAAGACTAATTTGGCAAAACATCAGATTTTACCGTACTTTTATCTCCCGAAAGTtacacagggtggaaacgaaatTTTCGATTATTCCTAAACTAACTACCTACATTAGATATTGAAAAATGGTtactgatcttgaaagtgcttcacgagctctatcaaataGTACTAGGTTAccgaataaactggatctattccTAAATTCAATGTATACAGCTTCCTGTATTTAGTACCAGTATCTTGGGCAATAAAATATAAAGGTAAAAGCTCCTATCAATAATTTGTGAAGAGTTTATTATACCATTAATTATTTGAAGGTTCCAACGAAACAAGACACTCAAAAGAAATAAAGAGAAGACTGTCTGACTCCGAGCAACTGAAGGAGGATCTACTAAAATACAGGAGTCCGAATATGGCACCGGGTCCCAATGTCAGTGTGTCTGTGCATGTCAACATCACTGGACTCAAGTACAACGCGTTTGAATCTAAGCTTACGACGGGGATAAGTTTGATTACTGTAAgtactacgggactattcccatctctcgttcacaccgctgcaacttctgtgtagccaggatcttcagctttaccgccaataaaaacccaaccagtaaaggtcaaagtttgttccgggggaaTCTTAAACTGGTAGTAACAACAATGTATCATGATTTTCGTTTGAATTAAACTATTGTTTCAGTTCTGGATAGATGAAAACCTTGCGTGGGAGCCATCGAAATTCAATAATGTATCCAGTGTGTCATACCGCCAAGGTCAGATTTGGAGACCGATGTTCCAGGTTTATAAGtaagtttaatgttttacaACAACCTTAACGTGGGGTCTTTAATTTTCTATTGGGGCTCTTACAtaatgaacttttttatttttcagcgCTGACAACTTGGACGCGTTAAAAACTATCGGCCACGAACTGATTTGGGTGTACCCTGACGGCTATGCCATATTCCACTCGAAAGCTACCATAGATTCGTGGTGTTTCACTGAAACTACTATCTATAATAGGTGAGCATTTCGAGATATACTTTAGCGCGCTGTAAACGGTGCAGATAACGGTGCGGTTGTGCAAGACGATGGTGTGCTTTATACTGTATGGAGTTTCacacaaagaatactgaccgccgctcgagttgatacggttacgtaCGATTTCTTTTTGGGTTGGTAAGTGTGCTACATCCTTTATGGAGAAATATGCCAACATCAGTCCTCCACAACCCATCTGAATATtttagaccaaatcctccatttgcctctgataTATTAGAGACATCCTTATGCAGTCGACTTTAAATGACCGACCTTTTCTGATGATGCTTATAGCAATTTTATAAAGCATTTTACAGACAAGAAGTGCTTCCAAAAAATTCTTCATGTCTACAGCTGGCCCCATGACAGCTACTCGTGCTCCATCGTGATACAGCCTTGGGAAGCGCACGAGACGATTTTCTTATCAAGATTGACTTACGACATGCTACGTCTAGCAGTAAGTTGATTCAAATTCTAATTTctcttttttataatttgtgAAGCCTTTTGTGTAAATTTTGTTACATCTCTTCTCCAAATGGCATACTAATTTTCATAAATCGTATATGATTTTTAGTAATTTAGTAATATCAATTcaataatactttttttattattacaaacaTCTTATATTTTACAGTTCATATACCAAGATGACTTGGTCGAAAACGAATGGGAGGTGACCAAGATCACGCAATTCATTGTACCAGCAGTGAAGTGGTACCGAATGTATCCTCGTAGCAAAGTAAATACCACACACCATGGGGACCGGCTGGTACTCAATCTGGACTTTCAGAGGAAGCCGACGAATTACAACATTGTATTCTACACCCCTTTACTTGGTAAGACCTTGATGTACAgtgggccacagttccagctacccagttccatttttctctcgctctcatcaaaattaaatggtgattctttgcgatagaacgagacgtcATGAAATGGGTTGCTGGAAATGTGGCCTATAGTACATGTAAACGTATCAACTAAGGCCTTGTCCAGGAGGGCGAAATCACCGCGAATGTCTTCGCGCATAGTATCAGTTGACAATTCGACTCGCGCGTGTCTTATGGACGCAATGTATTGGCTGCTAGTATCTCTCTCACCAACGCGTGTATGATTCTACGCGCGAAGACATTCGCGGCGAATTCGCTCTCCTGGACAAGGCCTAATAGTTTTAATATATGGCTGTGCAGAAGGAGAAATGTAtactgtatattttttaaaataataaacctaCATACTATGTCTCTTTCTTTTAGATATATCGTACACCTATATTACAGGTATTAAAACTGATACTGCTTCGATAGAGTAGCTAAAACGCACGATTCCGATACGGTGTAAAAAGGTGTACGGTGGTAAAAGTAGCATGTTTGGTATGGCCCTTAATATCTGTTTATTGTTCCAGTGCTGGTGACCTTCGTCTTAATGTCCTTCTGGAATAAGCCGCTTCAAATGTCCCGAGTTTGGTTCTATGCTGGAGCTACCATACTCATTTGCATTGGATTATGTTACATCGAGTACATGATGCCTTGTCACACTATTCCTACGATTCGTAAGCATTGTTTTTTCAACCTtttctatctatactaatattataaatgcgaaagtaactctgtctgtctgtctgtctgcctgtctctctttcacgcctaaaccactaaaccgattttgatgaaatttggcatagagatagtttgagtcccgggaaaggacataggatagtttttatcccggtttttgaaacagggacgcgtgcgataaagtttttctgtgacagacaaaattcaacgcgggcgaagccgcgggcggaaagctagtacttaataaatatatacttagatacaattttaaataggCTTAGAGCCAAAGCAACGATGCGTTGCTGCGTCGTACCGCAAAAATTTCGCCGTATCGCGCCACGCCGCACCGCTCatgtgcccgccacagatatttctaagACGACACAGCGACATCGCCCCCAAAATGCATTGTGAGCTTTGGACTCTTACTTAAAACTGGATCATCACCTTCTTTCCAGTGGTACTCTACATAACGGTGTTAGGAGGCATTCTACTAGCTA
Coding sequences:
- the LOC135083473 gene encoding neuronal acetylcholine receptor subunit alpha-5-like, which produces MKWPLFLFLFVVIGVHAQESNFTFTYEMATHCKEHICQRGYSYDTYYSVDAEDRKNYNSDGVTFEMHIAIQAGSNGHILLSSVAYPDHNDPVYEIVVGGGGNKFTELRRNLKRNAKASSVTVGILSAVELRGFYIRLKDNLIEFSREGATAPIIKYYDVSPLDIKFFSFAAWNGVEAKFLYDCPRPGEGSNETRHSKEIKRRLSDSEQLKEDLLKYRSPNMAPGPNVSVSVHVNITGLKYNAFESKLTTGISLITFWIDENLAWEPSKFNNVSSVSYRQGQIWRPMFQVYNADNLDALKTIGHELIWVYPDGYAIFHSKATIDSWCFTETTIYNSWPHDSYSCSIVIQPWEAHETIFLSRLTYDMLRLAFIYQDDLVENEWEVTKITQFIVPAVKWYRMYPRSKVNTTHHGDRLVLNLDFQRKPTNYNIVFYTPLLVLVTFVLMSFWNKPLQMSRVWFYAGATILICIGLCYIEYMMPCHTIPTILVLYITVLGGILLAMLLQVIMMTSVTERLCKTTVMQNLLSAYWFRAVFCLPVIKICRNYNTINEGYSTQDDEDYCEIDQGKSNVEEMQTEANKYCEKEEFAEVVDKIMFVVYSVTFAIMLGLHY